A single region of the Arthrobacter sp. V1I7 genome encodes:
- the aceA gene encoding isocitrate lyase, whose protein sequence is MTATFEPTQQTPEEQAAALQLEWASDPRWQGATRDYKASDVIRLRGRVSEEHTLARRGSAKLWKQLTEEHKEGKYTNALGALTGNQAVQQVKAGLRAIYLSGWQVAADANNSGHTYPDQSLYPANSVPTVVRRINNALLRADQIEFSEGIQTVEDWMVPIVADAEAGFGGPLNAYELMKSMIQAGASGVHWEDQLASEKKCGHLGGKVLIPTQQHVRTLNAARLAADVAGTPSVVIARTDAEAATLITSDVDPRDQEFVTGERTPEGFYKVRNGIEPCIARAKAYAPYSDLIWMETGTPDLELARKFAEAVKADFPDQMLSYNCSPSFNWRKHLDDATIAKFQRELGAMGFTFQFITLAGFHALNYSMFDLAHGYAREGMSAYVELQEKEFASESRGYTATKHQREVGTGYFDDIATALNPNASTLALVGSTEEGQFH, encoded by the coding sequence ATGACCGCAACATTTGAGCCCACCCAACAGACGCCCGAAGAGCAGGCCGCCGCCCTGCAGCTCGAGTGGGCCTCCGACCCGCGCTGGCAAGGTGCCACCCGGGACTACAAGGCCTCCGACGTCATCCGGCTCCGCGGCCGCGTCTCCGAAGAGCACACCCTGGCCCGCCGCGGCTCGGCGAAGCTGTGGAAGCAGCTCACCGAGGAGCACAAGGAAGGCAAGTACACTAACGCCCTGGGCGCCCTGACCGGCAACCAGGCGGTGCAGCAGGTCAAGGCCGGCCTCCGCGCCATCTACCTTTCCGGCTGGCAGGTCGCCGCGGACGCCAACAACTCCGGCCACACCTACCCGGACCAGTCGCTCTACCCCGCGAACTCGGTCCCCACGGTGGTCCGCCGCATCAACAACGCCCTGCTCCGCGCGGACCAGATCGAGTTCTCCGAAGGCATCCAGACGGTCGAGGACTGGATGGTCCCGATCGTCGCCGACGCCGAGGCCGGCTTCGGCGGCCCGCTCAACGCCTACGAGCTGATGAAGTCCATGATCCAGGCCGGCGCCTCGGGCGTGCACTGGGAGGACCAGCTCGCCTCGGAAAAGAAGTGCGGCCACCTCGGCGGCAAGGTCCTGATCCCCACCCAGCAGCACGTCCGGACGCTGAACGCCGCCCGCCTGGCCGCCGACGTCGCGGGCACCCCGTCCGTCGTCATCGCCCGCACCGACGCCGAGGCAGCCACCCTGATCACCTCCGACGTCGATCCCCGCGACCAGGAATTCGTCACAGGCGAGCGCACCCCGGAAGGCTTCTACAAGGTCCGCAACGGGATCGAACCCTGCATCGCCCGCGCCAAGGCCTACGCCCCGTACTCGGACCTGATCTGGATGGAAACCGGCACCCCGGACCTGGAGCTTGCCCGCAAGTTCGCCGAGGCCGTCAAGGCCGACTTCCCGGACCAGATGCTCTCCTACAACTGCTCCCCGTCGTTCAACTGGCGCAAGCACCTGGACGACGCCACGATCGCGAAGTTCCAGCGTGAACTCGGCGCCATGGGCTTCACGTTCCAGTTCATCACCCTGGCCGGCTTCCACGCCCTGAACTACTCGATGTTCGATCTTGCCCACGGTTACGCCCGGGAAGGCATGAGCGCGTACGTCGAGCTGCAGGAGAAGGAATTCGCCTCCGAGTCCCGCGGCTACACCGCGACCAAGCACCAGCGCGAAGTCGGCACCGGCTACTTCGACGACATCGCTACCGCGCTCAACCCGAACGCATCCACCCTGGCCCTGGTGGGATCCACCGAAGAAGGCCAGTTCCACTAG
- a CDS encoding aldehyde dehydrogenase family protein produces the protein MTVYVQPGQEGSKVRFKDRYENWIGGEWVAPTTGQYIENVSPVNGKQFTEVARGAAADVELALDAAHKAAPSWGKTPVAERAAVLNRIAERIDANLEMLAVAESWDNGKPIRETLNADIPLAADHFRYFASAIRAQEGRLSQLDEDTTAYHFHEPLGVVGQIIPWNFPILMAVWKLAPALAAGNAVVLKPASNTPASILVLAELIGDLLPAGVLNVVNGFGAEVGKPLASSPRIRKIAFTGETTTGRLISQYASQNLIPVTLELGGKSPNIFFNDVADSSDAFYDKALEGFTLYAFNQGEVCSSPSRALIQDGIYDSFMADAVARTQKIIQGNPLDTDTQLGAQASNDQLEKILSYIDIGQQEGARLLTGGARAELPGDLAGGYYVQPTIFEGHNKMRIFQEEIFGPVVSVARFSDYNDAMGIANDTLYGLGAGVWSRNGNVAYRAGREIQAGRVWVNNYHAYPAGAAFGGYKSSGIGRENHSMMLDHYQQTKNLLVSHSENKLGFF, from the coding sequence ATGACTGTTTATGTACAGCCCGGCCAAGAAGGATCGAAGGTCCGGTTCAAGGACCGCTACGAGAACTGGATCGGCGGCGAGTGGGTGGCTCCGACAACCGGCCAATACATTGAGAATGTATCGCCTGTGAATGGCAAGCAGTTCACGGAGGTGGCCCGTGGCGCCGCTGCGGATGTTGAGCTGGCACTGGATGCCGCCCACAAGGCGGCACCGTCCTGGGGCAAGACGCCCGTCGCAGAGCGGGCTGCGGTGCTGAACAGGATCGCGGAGCGGATCGACGCCAACCTGGAGATGCTGGCAGTGGCCGAGTCCTGGGACAACGGCAAGCCCATCCGCGAGACGCTGAACGCAGACATCCCGCTGGCCGCGGACCACTTCCGCTACTTCGCCTCCGCTATCCGTGCCCAGGAGGGCCGGCTGTCCCAGCTCGACGAGGACACCACCGCCTACCATTTCCATGAGCCCCTCGGCGTCGTGGGCCAGATTATCCCGTGGAACTTCCCCATCCTGATGGCCGTGTGGAAGCTCGCCCCGGCGCTGGCGGCGGGCAACGCCGTGGTCCTCAAGCCGGCTTCCAACACCCCCGCCTCCATCCTGGTCCTGGCCGAACTCATCGGTGACCTGCTGCCCGCCGGAGTCCTCAACGTGGTCAACGGGTTCGGGGCGGAGGTCGGCAAGCCGCTGGCCTCCAGCCCGCGGATCCGCAAGATCGCCTTCACCGGCGAAACCACCACCGGCCGGCTGATCAGCCAGTACGCCAGCCAGAACCTGATCCCGGTCACCCTGGAACTGGGCGGCAAGAGCCCCAACATCTTCTTCAACGACGTTGCCGACTCCAGCGACGCGTTCTATGACAAGGCGCTGGAGGGCTTCACCCTTTATGCCTTCAACCAGGGCGAGGTCTGCAGCAGCCCGTCCCGGGCCCTCATCCAGGACGGCATCTACGATTCCTTCATGGCGGACGCCGTTGCCCGGACCCAGAAGATCATTCAGGGCAACCCGCTGGACACCGACACCCAGCTCGGCGCGCAGGCCTCCAACGACCAGCTGGAGAAGATCCTCTCCTACATCGACATCGGACAGCAGGAAGGCGCCAGGCTGCTCACCGGAGGTGCCCGGGCCGAGCTGCCCGGGGACCTCGCCGGCGGCTACTACGTCCAGCCGACCATCTTCGAAGGCCACAACAAGATGCGGATCTTCCAGGAGGAGATCTTCGGCCCGGTGGTCTCCGTGGCACGGTTCAGCGACTACAACGACGCCATGGGCATCGCCAACGACACCCTTTACGGGCTCGGCGCCGGCGTCTGGTCCCGCAACGGCAACGTCGCCTACCGTGCCGGCCGCGAGATCCAGGCCGGCCGTGTGTGGGTCAACAACTACCACGCCTACCCGGCAGGCGCCGCGTTCGGCGGCTACAAGTCCTCCGGCATCGGTCGGGAGAACCACTCCATGATGCTGGACCACTACCAGCAGACCAAGAACCTCCTAGTCAGCCACTCCGAAAACAAACTCGGCTTCTTCTAG
- the acs gene encoding acetate--CoA ligase, with amino-acid sequence MSNARNAASFAPIQAGDALENLSHEDRRFAPSAEFAADAVVTTADYAEADADRPAFWGKQARELLSWSRDFTQALDWSRPPFAKWFVGGEINAAYNALDRHVENGLGDRVAIHFEGEPGDTRSYTYAQLTEEVKKAANAFESLGVAKGDRVAVYLPMIPEAVITLLACARIGAIHSVVFGGFSADALRSRIEDAEAKLVVTADGTYRRGKPSPLKQAVDEALSRQGNGAGHSVQNVVVVKRNGQDVDWHDGRDHWWADTVGAASPEHTAVGHDSEHPLFILYTSGTTGKPKGILHTTGGYLTQTAYTHKAVFDLHPETDVYWCTADVGWITGHSYVAYAPLINGATQVIYEGTPDSPHQGRWWEIVEKYKVSILYTAPTAIRTFMKWGKEIPARSDLSSIRVLGSVGEPINPEAWMWYREVIGSNAGKNGEQKAAPAPIVDTWWQTETGAQMIAPLPGVTATKPGSAQVPLPGIAADVVDEAGESVPHGSGGYLVIREPWPAMLRGIWGDPERFKDTYWSRFETMYFAGDGAKKDEDGDVWLLGRVDDVMNISGHRLSTTEIESALVSHPAVAEAAVVGAADETTGQAVVAFVILRADAVDTGDSIVQELRNHVGKEIGPIAKPKTILVVPELPKTRSGKIMRRLLKDVAEGREVGDATTLADNTIMQTITDSLKMRK; translated from the coding sequence ATGTCCAACGCCCGCAACGCGGCATCATTCGCCCCCATCCAGGCCGGCGACGCGCTCGAAAACCTCTCCCACGAGGACCGCAGGTTCGCGCCCTCCGCCGAGTTCGCGGCCGACGCCGTGGTCACGACCGCCGATTACGCCGAGGCCGACGCCGACCGCCCCGCCTTCTGGGGCAAGCAGGCGCGGGAGCTGCTGAGCTGGAGCAGGGACTTCACGCAGGCCCTGGACTGGTCCCGCCCGCCCTTCGCCAAATGGTTCGTGGGCGGCGAGATCAACGCCGCGTACAACGCCCTGGACCGCCATGTGGAAAACGGGCTCGGTGACCGCGTCGCCATCCACTTCGAGGGCGAACCGGGCGACACCCGGAGCTACACCTACGCGCAGCTGACCGAGGAGGTCAAGAAAGCCGCCAACGCGTTCGAGTCCCTGGGCGTGGCCAAGGGTGACCGCGTGGCCGTGTACCTGCCGATGATTCCCGAGGCCGTCATCACCTTGCTGGCCTGCGCCCGGATCGGCGCCATCCACTCGGTGGTCTTCGGCGGCTTCTCCGCCGACGCGCTCCGCTCCCGGATCGAGGATGCCGAAGCCAAGCTGGTCGTCACCGCCGACGGCACCTACCGCCGCGGCAAACCCAGCCCGCTCAAGCAGGCCGTCGACGAGGCGTTGTCCCGCCAGGGAAACGGTGCCGGCCACAGCGTCCAGAACGTCGTGGTGGTCAAGCGCAACGGCCAGGACGTGGACTGGCACGACGGCCGCGACCACTGGTGGGCGGACACCGTCGGGGCCGCCTCCCCGGAGCACACCGCCGTGGGGCACGACTCGGAGCACCCGCTCTTCATCCTTTACACCTCCGGCACTACCGGCAAGCCCAAGGGCATCCTGCACACCACCGGCGGCTACCTCACCCAGACCGCGTACACGCACAAGGCCGTATTCGACCTGCACCCGGAGACGGACGTCTACTGGTGCACCGCCGACGTCGGCTGGATCACGGGGCACTCCTACGTCGCCTACGCGCCGCTCATCAACGGCGCCACCCAGGTCATTTACGAGGGCACCCCCGACTCCCCGCACCAGGGCCGCTGGTGGGAGATCGTGGAGAAGTACAAGGTCTCCATCCTGTACACCGCCCCGACCGCCATCCGCACCTTCATGAAGTGGGGCAAGGAGATCCCGGCCCGGTCCGACCTCTCCTCGATCCGCGTCCTGGGCTCCGTCGGCGAACCCATCAACCCCGAGGCGTGGATGTGGTACCGCGAGGTCATCGGCTCCAATGCCGGCAAGAACGGCGAGCAGAAAGCCGCGCCGGCACCGATCGTGGACACCTGGTGGCAGACCGAAACCGGGGCGCAGATGATCGCCCCGCTGCCCGGTGTGACCGCGACCAAGCCCGGCTCCGCCCAGGTCCCGCTGCCCGGAATCGCCGCGGACGTCGTGGACGAGGCCGGTGAATCGGTGCCCCACGGCTCCGGCGGCTACCTCGTGATCCGCGAACCGTGGCCCGCGATGCTGCGCGGCATCTGGGGCGATCCGGAGCGCTTCAAGGACACCTACTGGTCCCGTTTCGAGACCATGTACTTCGCCGGTGACGGCGCCAAGAAGGACGAGGACGGCGACGTCTGGTTGCTCGGCCGGGTGGATGACGTGATGAACATTTCCGGCCACCGGCTCTCCACCACCGAAATCGAATCCGCCCTGGTCTCCCACCCCGCCGTCGCCGAAGCCGCCGTCGTCGGCGCGGCGGACGAGACCACCGGCCAGGCGGTCGTCGCGTTCGTGATCCTGCGCGCGGACGCCGTGGACACCGGGGACTCGATCGTCCAGGAGCTCCGCAACCATGTGGGCAAGGAGATCGGCCCGATCGCCAAGCCCAAGACCATCCTCGTGGTGCCGGAACTGCCCAAGACCCGCTCCGGCAAGATCATGCGCCGCCTGCTCAAGGACGTCGCGGAAGGCCGCGAAGTGGGCGACGCCACCACCCTGGCGGACAACACCATCATGCAAACCATCACCGACTCCCTCAAGATGCGCAAGTGA
- a CDS encoding response regulator gives MESEGAFLVIEGDPDIRSLLATSFSPAGFRVLTAHFGAAGLEAAACSEPDLIPTDLTGMDLEDIEFLPRLRKISGAPIIVISAGAEPADELIALASGASAYLTKPFRLRWLRDLVSHF, from the coding sequence ATGGAATCTGAAGGTGCATTCCTCGTCATCGAGGGTGATCCGGACATTCGGAGCCTGCTCGCGACGTCTTTCTCCCCTGCTGGCTTTCGCGTCCTCACGGCGCACTTCGGAGCAGCCGGACTCGAGGCGGCAGCTTGTTCCGAGCCGGACCTCATCCCAACTGATCTGACAGGCATGGACCTGGAGGACATTGAGTTCCTTCCCCGCCTGCGGAAGATCTCCGGCGCGCCAATCATCGTCATCTCCGCCGGCGCCGAACCAGCGGACGAACTGATTGCGCTGGCGTCCGGCGCCAGCGCCTACCTGACCAAACCATTCCGGCTCAGATGGCTGCGGGATTTAGTCAGTCACTTTTGA
- the aceB gene encoding malate synthase A, with amino-acid sequence MNSLTDDFSTLTDDFSINGITLAARPIQRQNEVLTPDALEFVARLHKATAPRLQELMQGRRDRRLQIGRGQDPRFLRETEAIRNDPSWHVAPPAPGLEDRRVEITGPVDKKMTINALNSGAKVWLADMEDSSTPSWRNVIQGQLNLTDALERRIDFTSPEGKEYKLRPAGDLPTIVVRPRGWHLPEKHMLVDGTPVAGGIVDFGLYFFHNARRLIAQGKGPYFYLPKIENHLEARLWNDIFILAQDLLDIPQGTIRATVLIETITASFEMEEILYELRDHAAGLNAGRWDYIFSLIKNFRTRGPLFVLPDRAQVTMTQPFMRAYTEQLVRACHKRGAMAIGGMAAAVPNRKDPDANANAFEKVRADKTREAGDGFDGSWVAHPDLVPVCREVFDGVLGDRPNQLHRLREDITPDDRALLDIASTTGTITEQGIRNNIEVGIRYIESWLRGNGAVAIHNLMEDAATAEISRSQLWQWIYARAITDKGDVITRDWAEDMLDEEFAKLERFDGDRFADARDIFEEVTLDPGFPAFLTVPAYDRYIHGSRESEILAV; translated from the coding sequence ATGAACAGCTTAACCGACGACTTTTCGACCTTAACCGACGACTTTTCAATCAACGGGATCACCTTGGCCGCCCGGCCGATCCAACGGCAGAACGAGGTCCTCACCCCGGATGCACTGGAGTTCGTGGCACGGCTGCATAAGGCGACGGCACCCCGCCTCCAGGAACTGATGCAGGGCCGCCGTGACCGGCGCCTCCAGATTGGCAGGGGCCAGGACCCGCGTTTTCTCCGGGAGACCGAGGCCATCCGCAACGATCCTTCCTGGCACGTCGCTCCCCCGGCCCCGGGCCTGGAGGACCGCCGGGTGGAGATCACGGGCCCGGTGGATAAGAAGATGACCATCAACGCGCTGAACTCGGGCGCCAAGGTGTGGCTCGCCGACATGGAAGACTCCTCCACCCCGTCCTGGCGCAACGTCATCCAGGGGCAACTGAACCTCACGGACGCCCTGGAACGCCGCATCGACTTCACCTCCCCGGAGGGCAAGGAATACAAGCTCCGTCCCGCCGGGGACCTGCCCACCATCGTGGTCCGCCCCCGCGGCTGGCACCTGCCCGAGAAGCACATGCTCGTCGACGGCACCCCCGTGGCTGGCGGCATCGTGGACTTCGGCCTGTACTTCTTCCACAACGCCCGCCGCCTGATCGCCCAGGGCAAGGGCCCCTACTTCTACCTGCCGAAAATCGAAAACCACCTCGAGGCACGGCTCTGGAACGACATCTTCATCCTCGCCCAGGACCTGCTCGACATCCCGCAGGGGACCATCCGCGCCACCGTGCTGATCGAGACCATCACCGCGTCCTTCGAGATGGAGGAGATCCTGTACGAGCTGCGGGACCACGCCGCCGGCCTGAACGCCGGCCGCTGGGACTACATCTTCTCCCTGATCAAGAACTTCCGCACCCGCGGACCACTGTTCGTCCTGCCGGACCGGGCCCAGGTCACCATGACCCAGCCGTTCATGCGCGCCTACACCGAACAGCTCGTGCGCGCCTGCCACAAGCGCGGCGCCATGGCGATTGGCGGGATGGCCGCCGCCGTCCCCAACCGCAAGGACCCGGACGCCAATGCCAACGCCTTCGAGAAGGTCCGCGCGGACAAGACCCGCGAGGCCGGCGACGGCTTCGACGGCTCCTGGGTCGCGCACCCGGACCTGGTCCCGGTGTGCCGCGAGGTATTCGACGGCGTCCTCGGCGACCGTCCAAACCAGCTTCACCGGCTCCGCGAGGACATCACCCCGGACGACCGCGCCCTGCTCGACATCGCCTCGACCACCGGCACCATCACCGAACAGGGCATCCGGAACAACATCGAAGTCGGCATCCGCTACATCGAGTCCTGGCTGCGCGGCAACGGCGCGGTAGCGATCCACAATCTGATGGAGGACGCCGCCACCGCGGAAATCTCCCGCTCGCAGCTGTGGCAGTGGATCTACGCCCGCGCCATCACCGACAAAGGTGACGTCATCACCCGCGACTGGGCAGAGGACATGCTCGACGAGGAGTTCGCCAAACTGGAACGCTTCGACGGCGACCGCTTCGCCGACGCCCGCGACATCTTCGAGGAGGTCACCCTTGACCCTGGATTCCCGGCCTTCCTGACAGTTCCCGCATACGACCGGTACATCCACGGATCCCGGGAATCAGAGATCCTCGCCGTCTGA
- a CDS encoding adenylate kinase, whose amino-acid sequence MLIIGPPGSGKGTQAEQVSERLGVAAISTGDIFRANVKGETPLGIEAKKYLDAGDFVPDSVTNKMVRDRLSEADVQDGFLLDGYPRTTAQVDYLDYIIAGKDDKLDVVLQLTADDEELVARLLGRAKETGRSDDNEAVIRHRLDLYHEQTEAVVAKYAARGILARVDGIGGIGEVTDRVMSILEDLLKVPAGNGR is encoded by the coding sequence ATGTTGATTATCGGACCTCCCGGTTCGGGCAAGGGAACGCAGGCGGAACAGGTCTCGGAGCGCCTGGGCGTTGCCGCGATTTCCACCGGCGACATCTTCCGTGCCAACGTCAAAGGCGAGACTCCGCTGGGAATCGAAGCCAAGAAGTACCTGGACGCCGGAGACTTCGTTCCGGACAGCGTGACCAACAAAATGGTCCGGGACCGCCTGAGCGAAGCCGACGTCCAAGACGGCTTCCTCCTCGACGGATACCCGCGCACCACCGCCCAGGTCGATTATCTGGACTACATCATCGCCGGCAAGGATGACAAGCTCGACGTCGTCCTGCAGCTCACGGCCGACGACGAGGAACTCGTGGCCCGCCTTCTGGGACGTGCCAAGGAGACCGGGCGCAGCGATGACAACGAAGCTGTCATCCGCCACCGCCTGGATCTCTACCACGAGCAGACCGAAGCCGTGGTGGCCAAGTACGCAGCCCGCGGAATCCTGGCCAGGGTTGATGGGATCGGCGGGATCGGCGAGGTCACCGACAGAGTGATGAGTATCCTCGAAGATCTCCTCAAGGTCCCCGCCGGAAACGGACGGTAG
- a CDS encoding GAF domain-containing protein → MPLPASKQLGVRSGQGALRRIIEESWQRSLRLQADPDLPPSALTLDGEALKDYRRGHPLASIMPVIHKLLIQPSSEQGLLVAVGDELGRLLWVDGDAALRRRAERMMFVEGADWSEASVGTSAPGTALALGRSVQVAGAEHFNRAVHPWSCTAVPFHDPDTGAVIGVLDITGTEMAVAPHTLTLVEATVAAAQAQLRVERLQLAAAQRDRLAERRRSASATLSRTVRRSSAPVRSLYRNSLQLLGRDHALLSIEGRTISLSPRHSEMLALLSIHPDGLSAEELCSLLFGEVPAMTLRAEMVRLRKVLQQFNAAAVPESRPYRLTVDVLPDAGQVLSCLQRGAHRLALEIYRGPVLPRSEAPGVVKLRRRVSTLLREALLTDGSAEALLQYAELPEAGDDVAVRMAALKLLPPRSPKRAAVVADLERLESELGTHRRP, encoded by the coding sequence CTGCCTCTCCCGGCGTCGAAGCAGCTTGGGGTCAGGTCCGGGCAAGGGGCCCTTCGCAGAATCATTGAGGAGTCCTGGCAGCGTTCGTTGCGTCTGCAGGCCGACCCCGATTTGCCGCCGTCTGCGCTGACCCTCGACGGCGAGGCCCTTAAGGACTACCGCCGGGGCCATCCCTTAGCGTCCATCATGCCGGTGATTCATAAACTGCTGATTCAGCCCAGTTCCGAACAAGGGTTGCTCGTCGCTGTCGGGGATGAACTGGGCCGGCTCCTGTGGGTCGATGGCGATGCTGCCCTGCGCCGGCGTGCCGAGCGCATGATGTTCGTTGAGGGTGCGGACTGGTCCGAGGCCAGCGTCGGCACGAGCGCACCCGGGACCGCCCTGGCGCTGGGCCGCAGCGTCCAGGTCGCCGGTGCCGAGCATTTTAATCGGGCTGTTCACCCGTGGAGCTGCACGGCGGTGCCCTTCCATGATCCGGACACGGGGGCCGTGATCGGAGTCCTGGATATCACCGGCACGGAGATGGCAGTCGCCCCGCATACCCTGACCCTCGTTGAGGCCACCGTGGCGGCCGCGCAGGCGCAGCTTCGCGTGGAGCGGCTTCAGCTGGCCGCCGCGCAGCGGGACCGACTCGCGGAGCGGCGGAGATCTGCGTCCGCCACTCTGTCCAGGACGGTCCGCAGGAGCAGCGCACCGGTCCGGAGTCTGTATCGCAACAGCCTGCAGTTGCTCGGCCGGGACCACGCTCTGCTTAGCATTGAAGGCAGGACGATATCGCTGTCTCCTAGGCACAGTGAGATGCTTGCCCTGCTGAGCATCCATCCGGATGGCCTCAGCGCTGAGGAGCTGTGCAGCCTGCTCTTCGGGGAAGTCCCGGCCATGACGCTTCGGGCGGAGATGGTCCGGTTGAGGAAAGTCCTTCAGCAGTTCAATGCTGCCGCCGTGCCGGAATCCCGCCCCTACAGGCTCACCGTGGACGTCCTGCCGGACGCGGGCCAGGTTCTCAGCTGCCTCCAGCGCGGGGCACACCGGCTCGCCCTGGAAATTTATCGCGGTCCGGTGTTGCCGCGCTCCGAGGCTCCGGGTGTGGTGAAGCTCCGGAGGCGCGTCTCCACACTCCTTCGGGAGGCCCTATTAACGGACGGCAGCGCGGAGGCCCTGCTCCAGTATGCGGAACTTCCTGAAGCGGGCGATGACGTGGCTGTCCGGATGGCGGCGCTGAAACTGCTGCCGCCTCGCTCACCCAAGAGAGCTGCGGTGGTTGCTGACCTGGAGCGTCTGGAATCCGAACTCGGAACACACCGGCGTCCGTGA
- a CDS encoding ATP-binding protein, whose protein sequence is MTTWRIRDFHSADLDGILHLWESLKATNVEPVYALSEVLASCEKDHAVVAVQGDQVVGAAVGRAAHDQGWIVFLATLPEYRGRGIGTSLLAAVENRMAPHGLDKLSALMPEAETRVEAFLGRGFVLKKNLRYFERKIPVQRQELDALGQLGGRILARDLWENVAGMRREKELLERRLVLPLAEADLADEYGVVPPRAVVLFGPPGTGKTTFAKAIASRLEWPFVEVFPSRLASDPKGLAGALRETFLEIAELEHAVVFIDEVEEIASQRSGEPPSPLQGVTNELLKIIPAFREQPGRLLVCATNFIRALDTAFLRHGRFDYVIPIGLPDRQAREAMWQRFIPAPVVDDVDVELLVDRTEGFSPADIEYAARSASQRALEKAVYDDGGMASGGDVSVRAAVRKGPATQDYLDAIGDTRTTVSDEVHEQFLEDIDALGRV, encoded by the coding sequence ATGACCACCTGGCGGATCAGGGATTTCCATTCGGCCGACCTTGACGGGATCCTGCACCTCTGGGAATCCCTCAAGGCCACGAACGTCGAGCCGGTCTACGCCCTCTCCGAGGTGCTCGCCTCCTGCGAAAAGGACCACGCTGTCGTCGCGGTCCAGGGCGACCAGGTCGTGGGCGCCGCCGTCGGACGCGCCGCGCACGACCAGGGCTGGATTGTTTTCCTGGCCACCCTGCCGGAATACCGCGGCCGCGGGATCGGCACCTCGCTGCTCGCCGCCGTCGAAAACCGGATGGCCCCGCACGGGCTGGACAAGCTCTCGGCGCTGATGCCCGAAGCCGAAACCCGGGTGGAGGCCTTCCTGGGCCGGGGCTTCGTCCTCAAGAAGAACCTGCGCTACTTCGAACGCAAGATCCCGGTCCAGCGGCAGGAGCTCGACGCGCTGGGGCAGCTGGGCGGCCGCATCCTGGCCCGGGACCTGTGGGAAAACGTGGCAGGCATGCGCAGGGAGAAGGAACTTCTGGAACGGCGCCTGGTCCTGCCGCTGGCCGAGGCCGATCTCGCCGACGAATACGGCGTGGTGCCGCCGCGCGCCGTCGTCCTCTTCGGTCCGCCCGGCACCGGGAAAACGACCTTTGCGAAGGCGATCGCCTCCCGCCTGGAGTGGCCGTTCGTGGAGGTCTTCCCCTCGCGGCTGGCCTCCGATCCCAAGGGGCTGGCCGGTGCGCTCCGCGAGACGTTCCTGGAGATCGCCGAGCTGGAGCACGCCGTCGTGTTCATCGACGAGGTGGAGGAGATCGCCTCCCAGCGTTCGGGCGAACCGCCGTCGCCGCTGCAGGGCGTCACCAACGAACTGCTCAAGATCATCCCGGCGTTCCGTGAACAGCCCGGCCGCCTGCTGGTCTGCGCCACCAACTTCATCCGGGCCCTGGACACCGCGTTCCTGCGCCACGGCCGCTTCGACTATGTCATCCCGATCGGCCTGCCGGACCGCCAGGCCCGCGAGGCCATGTGGCAGCGCTTCATCCCCGCGCCGGTCGTGGACGATGTGGACGTGGAGCTGCTGGTGGACCGCACCGAGGGCTTCTCCCCCGCGGACATCGAGTACGCGGCCCGGAGCGCCTCCCAGCGGGCGCTGGAAAAGGCGGTGTACGACGACGGCGGGATGGCTTCCGGCGGTGACGTCTCCGTCCGCGCGGCGGTCCGGAAGGGCCCGGCCACCCAGGACTACCTCGACGCGATCGGGGACACCCGGACCACCGTGAGCGACGAGGTCCACGAACAGTTCCTCGAGGACATCGACGCGCTGGGCCGGGTGTAG